Proteins from a single region of Hypomesus transpacificus isolate Combined female chromosome 9, fHypTra1, whole genome shotgun sequence:
- the LOC124471328 gene encoding zinc finger protein 883-like isoform X1: protein MSKLNLFRDFITQRLTTATMEVFRAAEKSFAEFEGEISRSREESARLQQLLDNVTQPDIKLHRTDVQQLSFLEPPQIKEEQELWTNQEEEQLQGLQSETTHSTFTSTSVKHDWDQEDFTECSYLVQTVKVENGEGNFLPTNTTVEQINAEPCVQDYAAPEPGSDSQNNEALPRENMHPTEKTIHQCQQCNKTFGRKGALVFHMRTHTGEKPHQCQECNKRFRIKSDLVMHIRTHTGDKPYQCQQCNTRCSKKSDLVVHIRTHTGEKPYRCQECSKQFARSDTLVKHMRTHTGEKPYQCQQCDKSFRRPSILIEHMRKHTGGKPYQCQHCVKLFSKKFDLVVHMRTHTGEKPYQCQECNKPFARSGTLAEHMRTHTGEKLHQCQQCNRSFQRPSILIEHMRKHTGGKPYQCQHCVKLFSKKSDLVVHMRTHSGEKLYQCQESNKPYARSGTLAEHMRKHAGEKPFQCQHCNKLFAQKGHLVEHIRTHTGEKPFKCQECNKLFSQSSSLYTHMRTHKKAAMSVSTM from the exons ATGTCTAAACTAAATTTGTTCAGGGATTTTATCACTCAGAGATTAACAACGGCCACTATGGAGGTATTTAGGGCAGCTGAAAAGTCGTTTGCCGAGTTCGAAGGGGAGATTTCTCGTTCGAGAGAGGAGAGCGCGCGACTGCAACAGTTGTTGGACAATGTTACTCAACCTGATATCAAGCTTCATCGAACAG ATGTGCAGCAGCTCTCTTTCCTGGAGCCCccacagattaaagaggaacaggagctcTGGACCaatcaggaggaagagcagctccaaggactgcagtctgaaactacaCACTCCACGTTCACTTCTACCAGTGTGAAACATGACTGGGATCAGGAGGACTTTACTGAATGTTCATATCTTGTCCAAACTGTTAAAGTGGAGAACGGTGAAGGAAACTTTCTACCCACCAACACAACTGTGGAACAAATCAATGCAGAACCTTGTGTACAAGACTATGCAGCACCAGAACCAGGCAGTGACTCTCAAAACAATGAGGCTCTGCCAAGGGAAAATATGCACCCCACAGAGAAAACAATACATCAATGTCAACAGTGTAACAAAACTTTTGGTCGAAAAGGTGCTTTGGTTTTTcatatgaggacacacacaggagagaaacctcatcaatgtcaggaatgtaaCAAAAGATTTCGTATTAAGTCAGATTTGGTTATGCacataaggacacacacaggagataagccatatcagtgtcaacaatgtaacacacGTTGTAGTAAGAAGTCAGATTTGGTCGTGCACattaggacacacacaggagagaaaccttatcGGTGTCAGGAATGTAGCAAACAATTTGCTCGAAGTGATACGCTTGTTAaacacatgaggacacacacaggagagaaaccatatcAATGTCAACAATGTGACAAATCGTTTCGGCGTCCGTCTATTTTGATCGAACACATGAGGAAACATACAGGGGGGAAACCATATCAgtgtcaacattgtgtcaaacTGTTTAGTAAGAAGTTTGATTTGGTTGTgcacatgaggacacacacaggagagaaaccttatcaATGTCAGGAGTGTAACAAACCATTTGCTCGAAGTGGTACTCTGGCTGaacacatgaggacacacacaggagagaaactgcatcagtgtcaacaatgtaacagatCGTTTCAGCGTCCGTCTATTTTGATTGAACACATGAGGAAACATACAGGGGGAAAACCATATCAgtgtcaacattgtgtcaaacTGTTTAGTAAGAAGTCAGATTTGGTTGTGCACATGAGGACACACTCAGGAGAGAAACTTTATCAATGTCAGGAGAGTAACAAACCATATGCTCGAAGTGGTACTCTGGCTGAACACATGAGGAAACACGCAGGAGAGAAACCATTTCAATGTCAACATTGTAACAAATTGTTTGCTCAGAAGGGTCATCTGGTTGAACacataaggacacacacaggagagaaaccatttAAATGTCAGGAATGTAACAAACTATTTTCACAAAGCAGTTCTTTGTATACACATATGAGGACACACAAGAAAGCAGCCatgtcagtgtcaacaatgtaa
- the pth4 gene encoding parathyroid hormone 4: MVLPLKPVQMLAVMVLVVFTISQCQETESRRAVTEHQLMHDRGRTIQSLKRLIWLSSAMEGLHTAQTRSALYPPSFALSQGLVSGLAPFPARQDSGPSRGAMESFLRDFFNPHLSGLSEGEP; this comes from the exons ATGGTGTTACCCCTCAAGCCTGTGCAGATGCTAGCTGTAATGGTTCTAGTTGTCTTCACAATCAGCCAGTGTCAGGAGACTGAGAG CCGTCGGGCCGTGACGGAGCACCAGCTGATGCATGACCGTGGACGGACCATCCAGAGCCTGAAAAGACTCATCTGGCTGTCCAGCGCCATGGAGGGTCTCCACACCGCCCAGACCCGCTCCGCCCTCTACCCACCATCCTTCGCGCTAAGTCAGGGGCTCGTCTCAGGCCTCGCCCCCTTCCCCGCCAGACAGGACAGCGGCCCCTCCAGGGGAGCGATGGAAAGCTTTCTGAGAGACTTCTTCAACCCCCATCTCAGCGGACTCTCTGAGGGAGAGCCCTAG
- the LOC124471328 gene encoding uncharacterized protein LOC124471328 isoform X2, translating to MSKLNLFRDFITQRLTTATMEVFRAAEKSFAEFEGEISRSREESARLQQLLDNVTQPDIKLHRTDVQQLSFLEPPQIKEEQELWTNQEEEQLQGLQSETTHSTFTSTSVKHDWDQEDFTECSYLVQTVKVENGEGNFLPTNTTVEQINAEPCVQDYAAPEPGSDSQNNEALPRENMHPTEKTIHQCQQCNKTFGRKDPEGAWTDEENYVTLLK from the exons ATGTCTAAACTAAATTTGTTCAGGGATTTTATCACTCAGAGATTAACAACGGCCACTATGGAGGTATTTAGGGCAGCTGAAAAGTCGTTTGCCGAGTTCGAAGGGGAGATTTCTCGTTCGAGAGAGGAGAGCGCGCGACTGCAACAGTTGTTGGACAATGTTACTCAACCTGATATCAAGCTTCATCGAACAG ATGTGCAGCAGCTCTCTTTCCTGGAGCCCccacagattaaagaggaacaggagctcTGGACCaatcaggaggaagagcagctccaaggactgcagtctgaaactacaCACTCCACGTTCACTTCTACCAGTGTGAAACATGACTGGGATCAGGAGGACTTTACTGAATGTTCATATCTTGTCCAAACTGTTAAAGTGGAGAACGGTGAAGGAAACTTTCTACCCACCAACACAACTGTGGAACAAATCAATGCAGAACCTTGTGTACAAGACTATGCAGCACCAGAACCAGGCAGTGACTCTCAAAACAATGAGGCTCTGCCAAGGGAAAATATGCACCCCACAGAGAAAACAATACATCAATGTCAACAGTGTAACAAAACTTTTGGTCGAAAAG atccagagggggcttggactgatgaagaaaattacgtcaccctgctaAAATGA